Proteins co-encoded in one Conger conger chromosome 4, fConCon1.1, whole genome shotgun sequence genomic window:
- the mrpl55 gene encoding large ribosomal subunit protein mL55 isoform X2, whose protein sequence is MTLRKICTSKRSIYRFHSTACSHNSNRTAIVRFGRQLYERMYPVLLVRADGSTIKIRYKEPKRVLMMPIDITTLSEEQKKARSKRREVKKTVQQSNDDFEDDFKVDDYSKFWKN, encoded by the exons ATGACTTTACGAAAAATATGCACGTCAAAACGCAGCATTTATCG CTTTCACTCAACCGCCTGTTCGCACAACTCGAATAGGACGGCTATCGTGCGTTTTGGCAGACAACTATATGAGAGAATGTACCCGGTTTTACTCGTCCGTGCCGATGGCTCCACCATTAAAATCCGGTACAAGGAACCAAAGAGGGTACTGATG ATGCCAATTGATAtcactacactctcagaagaacagaagaaagcCAGATCAAAGAGACGGGAAGTGAAAAAGACCGTCCAGCAAAGCAATGATGACTTTGAGGACGATTTCAAAGTTGATGATTACAGCAAGTTCTggaagaattaa
- the mrpl55 gene encoding large ribosomal subunit protein mL55 isoform X1, whose amino-acid sequence MTLRKICTSKRSIYRFIYQQVGQICFPGASSFHSTACSHNSNRTAIVRFGRQLYERMYPVLLVRADGSTIKIRYKEPKRVLMMPIDITTLSEEQKKARSKRREVKKTVQQSNDDFEDDFKVDDYSKFWKN is encoded by the exons ATGACTTTACGAAAAATATGCACGTCAAAACGCAGCATTTATCG ATTTATTTATCAGCAAGTTGGTCAGATATGTTTCCCTGGGGCATCTAGCTTTCACTCAACCGCCTGTTCGCACAACTCGAATAGGACGGCTATCGTGCGTTTTGGCAGACAACTATATGAGAGAATGTACCCGGTTTTACTCGTCCGTGCCGATGGCTCCACCATTAAAATCCGGTACAAGGAACCAAAGAGGGTACTGATG ATGCCAATTGATAtcactacactctcagaagaacagaagaaagcCAGATCAAAGAGACGGGAAGTGAAAAAGACCGTCCAGCAAAGCAATGATGACTTTGAGGACGATTTCAAAGTTGATGATTACAGCAAGTTCTggaagaattaa